Proteins co-encoded in one Gracilimonas sp. genomic window:
- a CDS encoding electron transfer flavoprotein subunit alpha/FixB family protein, translating into MSTILTHIAISDGKIKRSSLEVLSHCKKLAESGGHSVEAVIIDEKASSFVDGVKKYGASKIYTVEDPIFKNHMNTPLLKALAKVMETANPYLFAFASTEGTKDILGALAANQDAAVLPDVSSFELGDSGITAKRPVMAAKIIANTEAKGDKILVSVRSGSYDLVENETDAEVVHIDFSMDDNDLKATLKEIISASGDTIDLNEAEAIVAAGRGVKDEEGQNLISELASVLNAGIGASRALTEAGVYDPSLQIGQTGKVVSPQLYIAVGISGAIQHVAGMANSKVIVAINKDPDAPIFEVADYGIVGDLYKVLPPFIEEIKKIKN; encoded by the coding sequence ATGAGCACAATTCTCACACACATTGCCATCTCAGACGGTAAAATTAAGCGTTCTTCCCTGGAAGTTTTATCTCATTGCAAAAAATTAGCCGAGTCCGGTGGCCACTCTGTAGAAGCTGTTATTATTGATGAAAAAGCTTCTTCCTTTGTTGACGGAGTAAAAAAATACGGGGCTTCAAAAATCTATACCGTTGAAGATCCCATTTTCAAAAATCACATGAACACCCCATTACTGAAGGCCTTGGCTAAAGTGATGGAAACTGCCAATCCATATCTGTTTGCATTCGCTTCCACCGAAGGCACCAAAGATATTTTAGGTGCTTTGGCTGCCAACCAGGATGCAGCAGTACTTCCGGATGTTTCTTCTTTTGAACTCGGTGATAGCGGCATTACTGCCAAGCGCCCGGTAATGGCAGCGAAAATCATTGCCAATACCGAGGCAAAAGGTGATAAGATTTTAGTTTCCGTTCGTTCCGGTTCTTATGATTTAGTTGAAAATGAAACCGATGCCGAAGTTGTGCATATTGACTTCAGCATGGATGACAATGACCTTAAAGCTACGCTTAAAGAAATTATTTCTGCTTCCGGCGACACCATCGACCTGAACGAAGCGGAAGCCATTGTTGCAGCCGGACGTGGTGTAAAAGACGAAGAAGGACAAAACCTGATCTCGGAGTTGGCTTCTGTACTGAATGCGGGAATCGGCGCATCCCGTGCCCTAACTGAGGCCGGAGTTTACGACCCGAGTTTACAGATTGGTCAAACCGGAAAGGTGGTTTCTCCTCAACTGTATATCGCCGTAGGTATTTCAGGAGCCATTCAGCACGTGGCAGGTATGGCAAATTCCAAAGTGATTGTAGCCATTAATAAAGACCCTGATGCACCCATCTTCGAAGTAGCTGACTACGGGATTGTCGGAGACTTGTACAAAGTACTCCCTCCCTTCATCGAAGAAATCAAAAAAATCAAAAATTAG
- a CDS encoding DUF2207 domain-containing protein: MRFSKFCFLLVTFFTLNLLGFTTQAKEYSIPKLKVEVSVNPDGTVSITEHRTYVFDGDFSWANYELPKSGFSAIRNIQVSENGSDYVNLNSEEPGTFLVEESSRSFNIKWFYEAEDEERVFTISYTLEGAVVIGPEWSEFFWNYAAAGREKSTAELSILFQLPEVVADSNLHSWVREPAWEIESTSFDKGLQFTGSDISRSQAVVIRTVFPTSAFDPNRISITDRDFSLAWARNDEANYREQQIAEAEERERMMTYGIELAVIIAGLSILCFIYFYRKYGSRHQINLSRNESLMIPGKQQPAAIGWLLMHRTITGGHVTATLLDLARRGYFVINEAEPEKDDSWFASTSTENTFHITDAQKEPDSTMTEWELSLLSFVKERISDDHSDISKVFKFTDGEVSKWYSSWKDELKSFAEKQAWIDAESYKGAWWNFGIQMIFMLAALAGIFILHPVAGLAAIVVFVASVLSLSIIRRTPKGEELYKSWKNYQEALKNAKDYSIPDHHLGRHFIYSIAFGLSKDHIEHIFEQNPGAASAITWIIIMPGSDSTPASIATSFSNLAATGTISSGGGVSGGGASAGSAGGGASGGAG, encoded by the coding sequence ATGAGATTTTCGAAATTCTGCTTTCTTCTTGTCACTTTTTTCACACTGAACCTGTTGGGTTTTACAACTCAGGCAAAAGAATATTCCATACCCAAGCTAAAGGTTGAAGTCTCAGTAAATCCCGATGGTACCGTCTCCATTACCGAACACCGAACCTATGTCTTTGATGGGGACTTCTCTTGGGCCAATTACGAACTTCCAAAATCCGGCTTTTCAGCTATCCGGAATATTCAGGTTTCTGAAAACGGATCTGATTATGTAAATCTGAACTCAGAAGAACCCGGTACTTTTCTTGTAGAAGAATCAAGCCGATCATTCAATATTAAGTGGTTTTATGAGGCGGAAGATGAGGAACGAGTGTTCACTATTTCCTACACCCTGGAGGGAGCTGTGGTAATCGGGCCGGAGTGGAGTGAGTTCTTCTGGAATTATGCGGCTGCCGGGCGGGAGAAATCTACCGCTGAGTTATCAATTCTTTTTCAACTGCCTGAGGTGGTTGCCGACTCCAATTTGCATTCCTGGGTGCGTGAACCGGCCTGGGAGATAGAGTCAACTTCTTTCGATAAAGGGTTGCAATTTACCGGTTCTGATATCAGTCGTAGTCAGGCGGTAGTGATAAGGACTGTATTCCCTACTTCTGCTTTTGATCCCAACCGTATCAGTATCACCGACCGGGATTTTTCACTTGCATGGGCCCGGAATGACGAGGCCAATTACCGGGAGCAACAAATTGCGGAGGCGGAAGAACGCGAACGTATGATGACCTACGGCATTGAGTTGGCTGTAATCATTGCTGGTTTAAGCATCCTGTGCTTCATCTATTTCTATCGAAAATATGGAAGCAGACATCAGATCAATTTATCCCGCAATGAAAGCTTAATGATTCCCGGAAAGCAACAACCCGCGGCCATTGGCTGGCTTCTCATGCACCGAACGATCACGGGCGGACATGTAACGGCCACTCTTCTCGATTTAGCCCGGCGGGGATATTTTGTGATCAATGAAGCCGAACCTGAAAAAGATGACAGCTGGTTTGCGAGCACTTCCACTGAAAACACTTTCCATATAACAGACGCTCAAAAAGAGCCGGATTCAACCATGACTGAGTGGGAGTTGTCGCTGCTCAGTTTCGTAAAAGAGCGGATTTCAGATGACCATTCCGACATCAGCAAAGTATTTAAGTTTACCGATGGTGAAGTTTCCAAGTGGTATAGCAGCTGGAAAGATGAACTTAAATCCTTTGCCGAGAAACAGGCATGGATAGATGCGGAAAGCTATAAGGGAGCATGGTGGAATTTCGGCATTCAAATGATCTTCATGCTGGCAGCTTTGGCCGGTATTTTCATCCTTCACCCCGTAGCTGGCCTGGCAGCGATTGTTGTATTTGTAGCTTCAGTATTATCCCTTTCTATCATCCGCAGAACACCAAAGGGTGAAGAGTTGTACAAAAGCTGGAAAAATTATCAGGAAGCACTAAAGAATGCCAAGGATTATTCCATACCTGACCATCACCTCGGCCGGCATTTTATTTACAGCATCGCATTTGGATTGAGTAAAGATCATATCGAGCACATTTTTGAGCAGAATCCCGGGGCCGCATCCGCTATTACCTGGATAATTATTATGCCGGGAAGCGACAGTACACCGGCGAGTATCGCCACCTCGTTCAGTAACCTCGCGGCAACCGGAACAATATCGTCGGGGGGAGGAGTCTCAGGCGGGGGGGCTTCGGCAGGATCAGCCGGTGGAGGGGCTTCAGGCGGAGCGGGTTAA
- a CDS encoding DUF4382 domain-containing protein: MKISLTDAPAAYDEVNIEIRQVLVNQDEDAEDPDSNGEENDEGEEDGGAEDNGWYSILDDSMTVNLLDYQNGNTLELGETELEAGQYNQIRLILGDNNNVVIDGETYNLSTPSAQQSGFKLLVNATVEEDQVYELVIDFDASQSIVETGNGNYILKPVLRTVDLEEQASISGTVLPVEAEPFVYAIVGQDTVGTQPDEEGNFKLVGLEDATYNVSFNPTNDAYADSLVEGIELEDGEEFEFEETIELESSGVLN; encoded by the coding sequence ATGAAAATTTCTTTAACCGATGCTCCCGCTGCTTATGATGAAGTTAACATCGAAATTCGGCAGGTTCTCGTAAATCAGGATGAAGATGCTGAAGATCCCGATAGTAACGGTGAAGAAAATGACGAGGGTGAAGAAGACGGAGGTGCTGAAGATAATGGATGGTACTCCATACTGGATGACTCCATGACCGTGAACCTGTTAGACTATCAAAATGGAAACACCCTTGAGTTAGGTGAAACTGAACTTGAAGCCGGACAATATAATCAGATTCGCCTGATACTTGGAGATAATAATAACGTTGTTATAGACGGAGAAACCTACAACCTCAGTACTCCAAGTGCTCAGCAATCCGGGTTTAAGCTCCTTGTGAATGCAACTGTAGAAGAAGATCAGGTATATGAGTTAGTTATCGACTTTGATGCTTCTCAATCTATCGTAGAAACCGGGAATGGGAACTACATCCTTAAGCCGGTACTCCGCACTGTTGATTTAGAAGAACAGGCGAGTATTTCAGGAACCGTTCTGCCCGTGGAAGCCGAGCCCTTTGTGTATGCTATAGTTGGGCAGGATACTGTTGGAACTCAGCCTGATGAAGAAGGTAATTTCAAACTTGTAGGACTTGAAGATGCCACCTACAACGTATCCTTCAACCCCACTAACGATGCCTACGCTGATTCCCTTGTAGAAGGAATTGAGCTTGAAGACGGAGAAGAATTTGAGTTTGAGGAAACCATTGAGTTGGAAAGCTCCGGAGTTCTCAACTAA
- a CDS encoding electron transfer flavoprotein subunit beta/FixA family protein, with the protein MKFYVCIKMVPDVNAPLQIKDGQLIQDADRMILNAYDASAVEEALVLKEKHGGEVEVVCIGSAKASETIRKALAMGADKATHIQTSGDEQYDSGSYARILAKFFEDKEYDVLSLGKQSQDTDSGLTGSMVAELLELPYATNAVGLEAEEGKLIVKRQGDSGQEMIELPTPCAVTCSNDMNEPRIPNLKGIMASKRKPVEQIELSALGLSDDELNPKTSVKGYEEKPGREPGKKFEGEPDEIAREVAQLLDTEANVL; encoded by the coding sequence ATGAAATTTTACGTATGTATTAAAATGGTGCCTGATGTTAACGCACCTCTTCAAATAAAAGACGGACAATTAATTCAGGATGCTGACCGGATGATTCTCAATGCCTACGATGCTTCCGCAGTTGAGGAAGCCCTGGTGCTAAAAGAGAAACACGGCGGTGAAGTTGAAGTTGTTTGCATCGGCTCTGCCAAAGCTTCGGAGACCATTCGGAAAGCGCTGGCCATGGGTGCAGACAAAGCCACCCACATTCAAACATCCGGTGATGAGCAATACGATTCCGGTTCTTACGCCCGCATACTTGCTAAATTTTTCGAGGATAAGGAATACGATGTACTTTCTCTGGGTAAGCAATCTCAGGATACCGACTCCGGCTTAACCGGTAGTATGGTAGCTGAACTTCTGGAGCTTCCTTATGCTACCAACGCGGTTGGGCTTGAAGCCGAAGAAGGTAAGCTCATCGTGAAACGACAGGGCGATTCCGGGCAGGAAATGATTGAACTGCCTACTCCATGCGCTGTTACCTGCTCTAATGATATGAATGAGCCACGCATCCCTAATCTGAAAGGAATTATGGCATCCAAGCGTAAGCCGGTTGAGCAAATCGAACTTTCTGCTTTAGGGTTAAGCGATGACGAACTGAATCCCAAAACTTCTGTAAAAGGGTATGAAGAAAAACCCGGACGCGAGCCCGGCAAGAAATTTGAGGGTGAACCGGATGAGATTGCCCGCGAAGTAGCACAGCTTCTGGATACCGAAGCAAACGTACTTTAA
- a CDS encoding FAD-dependent oxidoreductase: MDEKFDCIVIGGGVAGLAAAMTLARNNMKFLLIERGEFAGSKNVSGGVLWGSDLAKLVPNYWEEEDGGWERFINHRRLTFMDEQSTFSLDFKSSHFNEPPYSGVVVLRSKFDNWLSGKVQEAIDASDYAMDSFIATNIKVDEVLMENDKAVGIKTGEDEFHADSVIIAEGVNNLLTRQVGLQDKYVPADHMLTGIKEIIRFDQEVLEQKFQLNGLSGMSNEFVGWATDGVEGGGFLYTNRDTISLGLVLGIKDMREKQKSPHDILNHFKTHPTIADIIKDGEIVEYSAHVVSSGDKRAMPKELYKDGILLAGESANLLMNAGKAIQGMDYAMRSGILAAETIVKAKEKGDFTSTTLKEYRKVMDESYVMKDINGFQDAVHLLHTETMQQKVPNLVCDFGRQFFTIKNEPTPKSKDMLKGAIKRHSSIWELAKLGFKAGKSL, translated from the coding sequence ATGGACGAAAAGTTTGATTGTATTGTAATTGGTGGTGGAGTGGCCGGGCTGGCTGCAGCCATGACCCTCGCCCGAAACAACATGAAATTCCTGCTAATTGAGCGGGGTGAGTTTGCCGGCTCCAAGAATGTTTCCGGTGGCGTGTTGTGGGGAAGCGACCTTGCCAAACTGGTTCCCAACTACTGGGAAGAAGAAGACGGCGGCTGGGAGCGTTTCATCAATCATCGCCGGCTTACCTTTATGGATGAGCAATCTACTTTCTCCTTAGACTTTAAGTCGTCTCATTTTAATGAGCCCCCCTATTCCGGCGTTGTCGTGCTTCGGTCAAAGTTTGACAACTGGCTTTCCGGTAAAGTTCAGGAGGCCATCGATGCTTCCGACTATGCCATGGACTCCTTCATTGCTACCAATATTAAGGTGGATGAAGTACTCATGGAGAATGACAAAGCGGTAGGTATCAAAACCGGTGAGGACGAATTTCATGCCGATTCGGTAATTATCGCTGAAGGAGTAAATAACTTACTGACCCGCCAGGTTGGGCTTCAGGATAAGTATGTGCCTGCAGACCACATGCTTACCGGAATCAAGGAAATCATTCGTTTTGATCAGGAAGTGCTGGAACAAAAATTTCAGCTGAATGGACTCAGCGGAATGAGTAACGAATTTGTAGGCTGGGCAACCGATGGCGTCGAAGGCGGTGGCTTTCTTTACACCAACCGAGATACAATTTCGCTTGGTTTGGTATTGGGAATCAAAGACATGCGTGAGAAGCAGAAAAGTCCGCATGACATTCTGAATCACTTCAAAACCCATCCTACCATCGCTGACATTATAAAAGACGGCGAGATTGTTGAGTACTCGGCTCACGTGGTTTCCTCCGGTGATAAGCGAGCCATGCCCAAAGAATTATATAAAGACGGCATTCTGCTGGCCGGTGAATCTGCCAACTTGCTGATGAATGCCGGTAAAGCCATTCAGGGAATGGACTATGCGATGCGTTCCGGTATTCTCGCGGCTGAAACCATTGTAAAAGCCAAAGAAAAAGGAGATTTCACATCCACCACGCTGAAAGAATATCGCAAGGTGATGGATGAGAGTTATGTAATGAAAGACATTAATGGTTTCCAGGATGCGGTGCATCTTCTCCACACCGAAACCATGCAACAAAAGGTCCCGAATTTAGTTTGTGACTTTGGACGTCAGTTCTTCACCATTAAAAATGAGCCGACTCCAAAATCGAAAGACATGCTGAAAGGGGCGATCAAACGTCATTCATCTATCTGGGAATTGGCAAAACTCGGATTCAAAGCAGGAAAATCATTATAA
- a CDS encoding DUF3095 family protein, translating to MNAQEFYEKLNTVFSFREVSDHSLYTPLPDDWYIALADVRGSTDAIRLGKYKEVNMAGASIIAALNNLYNKEDLLPYLFGGDGSLIALPDRQIEKVKGVLAFCRKAVKDAYGLEMAIGIIQVKELREMGQDVSVARLALSEYLDQTIFWGTGVTFAEQLIKQEDRLKDIEPIEADFTGLECRWSQVPSDKDEVAAYIIQSFKNDDERSAEIYEQCFEKIEEIYGTEDSFHPLREDDLQMTTNPLLLGVEWKLRTQPPSLFKKLKHIGMMIFQLVTGFYLMKFKKKTSATNWGDYKPDLVRHADYKKFGDGLRFVASGTIQQRMEMTEFLEGLFNEGSVVYGVHASFAAMVTCYVRSYQSNHIHFVDGTEGGYAKASQELKSRRAQLEAQDH from the coding sequence ATGAACGCCCAAGAGTTTTACGAAAAACTGAATACCGTTTTTTCTTTCCGGGAGGTTTCTGATCACTCCTTATATACTCCCCTCCCTGACGACTGGTACATTGCCCTCGCTGATGTAAGAGGGTCAACAGATGCTATACGCCTTGGGAAATATAAAGAAGTAAACATGGCGGGTGCTTCCATCATCGCGGCATTGAATAATCTCTACAATAAAGAAGACCTCCTTCCCTATCTTTTTGGTGGTGACGGCTCCCTAATCGCGCTGCCCGATCGCCAAATCGAGAAAGTAAAAGGTGTATTGGCATTCTGCCGTAAAGCGGTTAAAGATGCTTACGGACTTGAAATGGCCATTGGGATTATACAGGTAAAAGAACTCCGGGAGATGGGGCAAGATGTAAGTGTGGCCCGGCTGGCTCTGTCCGAATATTTGGATCAAACCATTTTTTGGGGAACCGGGGTTACCTTTGCCGAACAGCTTATAAAGCAAGAAGACCGGCTTAAGGATATTGAACCGATTGAGGCTGATTTTACGGGATTGGAATGCCGGTGGAGCCAAGTGCCCAGCGATAAAGATGAGGTAGCTGCCTACATCATACAGTCATTTAAAAATGATGATGAAAGAAGTGCCGAAATTTACGAGCAGTGTTTTGAGAAGATCGAGGAGATTTACGGTACCGAAGACAGCTTTCATCCCCTGCGGGAAGACGATTTACAAATGACCACCAACCCACTTCTTCTTGGGGTGGAGTGGAAACTCCGAACCCAGCCACCTTCCCTGTTCAAAAAACTGAAACATATAGGGATGATGATCTTTCAGCTTGTCACCGGATTCTACCTGATGAAGTTCAAAAAGAAAACCTCTGCCACCAACTGGGGAGATTACAAACCCGATTTAGTGCGCCACGCTGATTACAAGAAATTCGGAGACGGCTTGCGCTTCGTGGCCTCCGGCACCATTCAGCAACGAATGGAAATGACTGAGTTTTTGGAGGGCTTATTTAATGAAGGCAGTGTTGTTTACGGAGTTCATGCATCCTTCGCAGCAATGGTAACCTGCTATGTAAGGAGTTACCAAAGCAATCACATTCACTTTGTAGATGGTACCGAGGGCGGCTACGCAAAAGCTTCTCAGGAGCTTAAAAGCCGGAGGGCTCAACTTGAAGCTCAAGACCATTAA
- a CDS encoding type II toxin-antitoxin system VapC family toxin, whose amino-acid sequence MILLDTHVWLWWLLDEGPLTKEERETLDESAAQREIAISAASVWETEMLGRKGVIDLKPSFKKWIEMATRPQVCKVIPIDQDVILAQEKLPTDFPDDPADRLIVATALLNEFPLATKDDKLQNLGF is encoded by the coding sequence ATGATTTTACTTGATACGCACGTTTGGTTGTGGTGGCTGTTGGATGAAGGACCTTTAACTAAGGAGGAGAGGGAAACACTGGATGAGTCGGCAGCGCAACGCGAAATTGCCATTTCAGCCGCTTCGGTTTGGGAGACGGAAATGCTGGGTCGAAAAGGAGTGATTGACCTGAAGCCTTCGTTCAAGAAATGGATTGAAATGGCTACAAGGCCTCAGGTTTGTAAAGTGATACCTATTGATCAGGATGTGATTTTAGCCCAGGAAAAATTGCCTACCGACTTTCCTGATGATCCGGCCGATCGTTTAATTGTAGCCACGGCCTTGCTGAATGAATTTCCCCTGGCTACAAAGGATGATAAGCTTCAGAATTTGGGTTTTTAA
- a CDS encoding 4Fe-4S binding protein, which yields MKNLKLTERLGLVSYRNQAKSEIKPHIVVDTDICNSTCPHKCTTYVCPANCYTMDDNGKVHFQVEDCIECGTCMYACDQGAVDWNYPDPEIGRGVTWNFG from the coding sequence ATGAAAAACTTAAAACTCACGGAACGACTCGGACTTGTAAGCTATCGTAATCAGGCGAAGTCGGAGATAAAGCCACATATTGTTGTTGATACGGACATTTGTAATTCAACCTGTCCGCATAAATGTACTACCTACGTTTGTCCGGCAAATTGCTATACGATGGACGACAACGGCAAAGTTCACTTTCAGGTAGAGGATTGTATTGAATGCGGCACCTGCATGTATGCTTGTGACCAGGGAGCGGTAGACTGGAATTATCCGGACCCTGAAATCGGCCGTGGTGTTACCTGGAATTTCGGGTAA
- a CDS encoding DUF4835 family protein, whose protein sequence is MISLSNSIFKIIKPLIFCGIFFLISPFTSKGQEFDCTVTVNIDQLEGSSFNYLENLKPTLENYINEYQWTEQDFAEEERIDCQIQVAINSGTSDYTFSAEVVFQVQRPIYNTTAKTTTVLLSDNAWQFSYPEGKSLIHDELQFDALTGFIDFYCYTMLGYDFDTFSEHGGDPYFGKAQNILNLAESTSAIGWTRSTNNRRNRNTMITDLVSSNYRPLRTAYYRYHRLGLDQFVTDPELARQEILSALKTIQETKRRSTSNFLFDIFFDTKAREIAAVFDEAETDVRLEAYDVLQNTDQGHLSEYESLQN, encoded by the coding sequence ATGATCTCTCTCAGTAACTCTATCTTTAAAATAATAAAGCCCCTTATTTTTTGCGGGATATTTTTTCTGATCTCTCCTTTTACCTCAAAGGGGCAGGAATTTGATTGCACGGTTACCGTAAATATTGATCAGCTTGAAGGGTCATCATTCAATTATTTGGAGAACCTGAAACCCACCCTCGAAAATTACATTAACGAGTACCAATGGACCGAGCAGGACTTTGCCGAGGAAGAACGTATTGACTGCCAGATTCAGGTAGCCATCAACAGCGGAACCTCCGATTACACCTTTTCTGCAGAAGTGGTATTCCAGGTTCAGCGCCCTATCTACAATACCACGGCCAAAACAACTACGGTTCTGCTCAGTGATAATGCCTGGCAGTTTTCCTACCCGGAAGGAAAGAGCCTCATTCACGATGAACTCCAGTTTGATGCACTCACCGGTTTCATCGATTTCTATTGCTATACCATGCTCGGGTATGATTTTGACACTTTTTCCGAACACGGAGGCGATCCCTACTTTGGGAAAGCACAGAATATTTTAAACCTTGCAGAAAGCACATCTGCCATTGGGTGGACGCGCAGCACCAACAACCGGCGAAACAGAAATACCATGATCACTGATCTGGTTTCATCGAACTACCGGCCATTGCGAACGGCCTACTATCGGTACCACCGCCTTGGGCTCGACCAGTTTGTAACCGACCCGGAATTGGCCCGTCAGGAGATTTTAAGTGCTCTGAAAACCATTCAGGAGACCAAACGGAGATCCACCAGTAACTTTCTTTTTGATATCTTCTTTGATACCAAAGCCCGGGAAATTGCCGCTGTTTTTGATGAAGCCGAAACCGATGTACGGCTGGAAGCTTATGACGTTTTACAGAATACCGATCAGGGACATTTATCCGAATACGAAAGCTTGCAGAACTAA